Genomic segment of Arachis hypogaea cultivar Tifrunner chromosome 11, arahy.Tifrunner.gnm2.J5K5, whole genome shotgun sequence:
GCAACCAAATATCCTCCCAAAACCGCGTATGCCGTCCATTACCAATCTCCATAGATAAGCCCGTAACCATCTTATCCCTTATATTGTCATTCGTTATTTGTAGTTGGCAGATATCCTTCCACGATCCTCCTCTAGTAGGTAGCACTTGAGTTGACAGCATCTCACGAGGATTCAGGTTATAACAGGAACAAACCACCTTCTTCCACAACGGGCAATCCTCTTTAGcaaaccgccaccaccacttaaacaacatAGCTGTGTTATGAACCATAGCATCCCCAACACTCAACCCACCTAGTTTTTTCGGGGCCTGCACTACTTCCCATTTGACTAATGCCATTCCATTACTACCATCATCCTTGCTCCACAAGAACCTTCTTTGTAGTGAAATCAATTTCTCAGCAACACCTTTCGGCATCCTGAATAAACTCAAATAATACACAGGCAGACTATTTAAGACTGATTTAATCAGAACCAACCTTCTAGCCTTATTCAGAACTTTAGCTTTCCACAGACTGAGCTTCTCCTCGACTTTGTCTATTATAGGCTTCCAGGTCTTCACTAACCTCGGATTTGCACCCAAGGGAATACCCAGGTATTTAACTGGGAAGGACTCGCTCTTACACCCCAGCAACTGGCACATATTCTGGATCTACTGTTCTTCACAGTTTATCGGAATCAAGCTCGacttgtcaaaattaatattgagaccagacatcaactcaaagcatCTCAAAAGCCGCTTGTAATTCTTGATAGTGTCCTCCTCTGGTGGGCAGAACAGAATCGTGTCATCAGCAAACTGAAGATGTGACAACGCTATACTATCTCTGCCAATCAACAAAGGTGATATACGCCCACTCCTGACTGCATCTCCCACCAACCGATGTAGAACATCCACAACCAGTACAAATAAGAACGGAGAGAGCGGGTCACCTTGTCTCAGACCTCTTTCCATCTTGAACGGCTTGGAAGGTGACCCATTTATCAGAACCGACATAGATGCTGTGGAGACACACTCCATAACCCATGATCTCCATCTCCGACCAAATCCCATCTTTTGAAAAACTATGTCCACAAAGCTCCACTTGACTCTATCATATGCCTTTTGGAAATCTAGCTTGATTAATGCCGCCACCTTTTTTCTCAGCTTAAGCCAGTTTACCGTTTCACATGCGATAAGTGCCCCATCATGTATTTTCCTGCCCCTAACAAATGCACTCTGTGTTTTCCCTACTAATACTGGCATCACTGGTCTCATCCTCCTGACCAAAACCTTGGAGATAACCTTGTAAACGCACCCTACCATGTTGATAGGTCGCAGATCTTTAATCTCCTTTGCCCCAATGAACTTGGGTGCTAACGCCACCCAAGTGATGTTAGAGTCTGCCAGCACTGCAGCCGTGAATTCAGGCCCAATCTCACCCCCAACACCTCTTGACAAAATTCATGTTGTACCCGTCGCACCCTGGTGCCTTCGAAGACTCACAATCCCACACAGCTTCTCTGATTTCCTCAGCCGTCGGCATCGCCTCCAAATTTTCAGACTCTTCCTGCTCTATCCTACTTACCAAACCATCTCTGAAGCTCAGCATAGGAGACTTATCCTGGCAATATAACTCCTTGTAGTATTCCTTAATAGCAATATTTATTCTAGCTTGGTTCTTGACCAGTCTACCATTGATTAGCAATGTATCAATCCTATTGTTCCTCTGTCTTGCTGAAGCTATGTTGTGAAAGTATCTTGTATTTTTGTCTATCTCCTTCGCTTGACGAGACCgggacatctgcttccaatggaCTTCTTTCCTGACATACCACTTCTCACAGCAAGTAACCAACGCCTTCCTTCTGGCCTCCATCGTTCCATCATACACCCCATTGCTTACGAAGTCATCAatcttcttgatttcttcctCAAACATCGTAATCTTCTTGTCCATATCCCCAAATTTAGTCTTATGCCAATTTCCTAACGGGACCGTCAAAGCCTTCAACTTGTCAGTGAACTGCATCTCCTTCAGACCTCTCCATTCCTCCTTCACGAAACTAAGAAAGActtcatgtgtaaaccatgaATCTAGGCTTCGGAACGGCCTTGGACCTTCTCTTTGCCTCATGTACTCTAAGATAATAGGACAGTGATCTGACAAACCCCTTAGTCCACCGCATATCCGAGTCTCAAGAAACTCTTCTAACCACTCCACGCTAACCAGAGCTCTATCTATATAACTACAAGAATGTCCCCGGAACCACGTGAACTTGCGATCTGTGAGCGGCAGATCCACAAGATGCATGTCTTGTATCCAACTCCTGTACCTTGCCTTTCTTCCACATGAACTATTTCATTAAAGTCTCCCATGTAGCAACTAGGGACTTGACATAACCCAGCTATGTAACTCAGCTCTTCCCACACCTCAATCTTCGAATCTCTATTATATGCACcatagaccaagaaaatagcaCAATTGTAATTATTCTTCAGCAGGACCCCTTCAACACATAGCCATCTCTCCCCCTTATAACAATTATTCCTTTTAAAAACTGACTTATCCCATATTAGCAAGAGTCCACCCGCTGCACCCTCAGAGCCTACAAAATTCCACTCAACACTATCTTGTCCCCAAATTCTTGCAACATCAAACCTTATGACAACTTGTTTTTTAGTCTCAATCAAGCCTAACATATCTAATCTATGTTTTTTCTTCAATTCCTTGACCATTCTTATCTTCCCATCACCCCGtaaccccctaacattccaagagctaaaaattatttaaaatttttttaacacacCTGTTTTTATTTTTGGGCCTGCACCGTCTCAGTTTTTCCTTCTGCTTCGCCAATTTTATTTTCCGTTCGATTTCTTCGTTCTGCGATTGGAGTATTGCCATAATGTCATCTTCTTCGTTGACCAGCATAATGCCCGACTCCTTTGCCAACTCCCAGGTCCTACGGTTTTCCAGCATCTGCTCATCCAGCTTCAAGGCCGGAGTGTCACTGTCCTCCGCCACGTTCCCACCTTCCTCAAACCCAATCTCATTCCCTTCAAGGCTTCCCTCATCCTGTCTGGAATTTCTCTTCAGATTGCTTTGGACCAGCACCTGACCTCCACCCATATTCCGTTCAGAACATGCACAGGTTGCTTCTGCCAAAATTGGTCCCGCGTTTACTGCTATGGAGCTGAGTCCAGCAATATTCGCTTCTCCCTCCGTATTTGCGCCGTTGATGACACCAAGCACGCTGGCCCCCTTCCGCATCAGTCCCTTCGGACCGTTATCCCCATGGCACAAACTCACTGCAAGGCACGCCGCCCCGCCATCAATCGCCGAGTCCGAACCGTTCCCAGCAGTCCCGACTTGTTCACCTGCCTCCCCGCCATCAATCGCAAGTCCAGACCCTTCCCCAGCAGTCCTGTCCTGGTCACCGTCGCCAGACCGCATGCACGCAGCCCCGCCAGCGCACAGTCCCCGACGTTTGTCCTCAAGCCATCGCCGTTCCCCCCGGTCAGCCTCAACGATAGCGTCGTTTTCATCCTGAAGGAGAATCCCATTGCTGTGACGGCTGCGAACCTGTTCAGCACTGCGCCTCAGTGAACCGCATCGAACCCGACCCGGCTGCTCCAGCACAAGCCCAGCATGTTGGACGTTCTCTTCACTTGAGGCCAGGCCCAGCATGGATTGGTGCTCCTGATATAAGCTTTTGTTTCGGCAGGCCCCTTCCAAGTAGTTAGTAGtctgtttttgttttcccttattGGATCCCACTTTCAGCCCATTATAATCATAAGACCTTGTCCTCTCTGAATCATCCACATCGCTCATAACCGTTCCTTCCACAAAATCAGCCACACCTTGATTATCTCCCGTAATTGATTGATCCGTTCCAAGATTCCAGCGATTTGACAATTACTGCCAGTAACCCATTCATTCAAAATTGCCACTGGAATTACCTTTCTACCCTTGTCTCCTTCTTCTTCCCGGATCACCTGCATTAGCATGTCTTCGCTTTGATCGAACTCTTGCGCCAGCCCTGCTTGCTGTCCCTGCTTCATCCCCAATCCTAAGCTTGTATTCGTGTTGTCAGAGTTACTTATTTTCCCGGTTATTATTGCTTCATTACTCAGGCTCTTTGTACACTGCAAATCGCACGCCTCATGTCCAACTTTTTTTACTAACACATCAAAGCCCCCAGAACCCACTGTTATATAGATCCATTCCTGAATGACATCCATTATGCACGTATCAATCTGGATGCGACCTACTGTGAAAGAATCGCACAATTCTGTCTCTCGAGCACACCTAACTACTTCCCCCCACTGGCATCCTATCGTGGTGAAAGTATCGACAGACCAGGCGTGCAACGGAACCCCAAAGCATTCAAGCCACACCCTACGAGTTCCATTATGTTCCGCCTCCTCCCACCTCCATACATTGTGGAACAATCGTAAAAGGCAATTCATGTTCAAGGTGTACATTTCTTTAGCATGCACAGTACTATCAAAAGTCAGAAGAGCTTTGTAAGCTCCCATTTCCCTAACCTGGACGACATTAGGAAGGTTCTTTGCGATGACTTTCTTCAGAGATCCAAAATTAATAGGCTTCGTCGTGCCCCCAACGAGACTTCGCTGCAGCCATTCCAGATTATCCTTTGCCACCTCCACTTCCACCCTCTTCGTCCAACCATTGCCATGTGGGCCCTTCTCGCACATTTCCATTCGTGGAGTCCGTCCATCTGTCACAGCATCATTTGAGCCTGCCTCTCTATGCATCTTGTGAGTGGTGTGGTGTTTGGTGCCATCTCCTCTTAGTATTAGAGGTTCGTGTGCTGTTTCTGGCGTTCTTCTATACCTAGCCTCTCCCACAAAGACGACGTTCCCTCTCAGTCTCAGTCGATTCATTTTCGCTATAGCTTTCAACGCCCCTCCTTTCGTTGTATAGCGAATGAAAGCAAAAATGTATATATTACCACACTTCTGTTTTCGGGATAAATATATATATCATTGATGCGTCCTGTCCAATTGAACAGGTGGAATAACTCTCTCTTTGATATGTTTGCAGGAAGGTTGCTCACAAAGACCGAGTAGGACTCATGTTCCAATCGCCGATACTCTTCTCTGTTCCAACCCTGGGATCATTGCCATGGTTCCTAGATCTTTCCCTCCCTGTGTTTCCCAcccacacacactctctctccctctctctctctctctctcatctccaaAATACACTATGGAATTCAATGAGTAAAATTAGAGATATCGAGACTTAACCAATATCTTTCACCTTCcaccttgatcatgcaaagataCATCTATGGCAAATCATTAATAATCAAACATCAATCTCTTGATAATTtgatttctctttaacctaattagtCGTTAATTtcttagtcaattatttaagaaagcataaagtatcgtttttgtctccaacgtttggggtaaatcctaaaGTTGTAAATCATCCTATTTAAATCCCAATGttttaaaattggctcaatgttgtcctgccgttagagatccgttaacagaattgacggccggataaaattgagacgattttgaaacgttagggacttaaataggacgaaaacgttggggacaaaaatgattcatagaaataaattttaattttatccttcaataatattaatattttacggtacataattattcaattattttttaatcacgtctaagtaaattacagttaatcacattactttcattctaaataaatttatttttttataattttactcttaaaaatttttactcatcataaaatatttgtagaatgactagtacataaacttgcaaaaaagaaaaaaatgatacacatacaataaagtataaagtgtaccttttgtctctaatgtatcgaaattctttaatgtttaatttagttaaactttatttctaattttattcttcaataatatcaaatttttacgatagctaattattcaattattgttttattttatttttaattacattattttttctaagtgaatttatttttattaagagcaaaattaaaaaataaacaacaatGCTAGGAAACTAAGAGGGTATCAGCCAAAAACCAGCCAAATGCCTCTGGGTGAATCTAAAACCTCTACGTGGATGGTGCTTATGCTAGgcattaggatgtttcttttctttataaattggatggttctgaatctattttttgaatcataaataAGTTAACATACATGGATTTTTCTTCtgttaagtatcagaatgtttctttttcatactaaatggatattcttttatatattttttgaatgtttttgtattgcaaatgtgaatatctttatttttttaagaatttcatagttttttttaaatcctatatgatgagtttggaaaactctaatttaaattaatgatgatcaaatattattaaaataattaattacaaaattattaatttgattccaattcatatatgttaattaaaataattttgctaTGCAGGATTTGCTATTGgaccgaaaagaaaagaaaaaaataaattgcaagccCAATTGTGTTAAAAAAAAACATACTCAGCCTTGGATCAAGTAGAATTAATTATTGTGGCGGAAGCAAGTTTTTGTTGGTTGGGCCAATATATTGAAACTAGCTCATTTTAAATCCTTGCTACCAAGACCAaagcttggtccgaaaccaataatgaaagaaagcaaagttccatgcttccaacggatcccaCTTTCAAGTagtgatggatttcaaattcaattaacttgAATTAACTTGCATTGGGAACCATGAGAAAGAAATTGCAATTGATTTGATTGATTGCCTTAAGGAGGCACGCTACTCAGCAAAGGGAAGTGGGAAACTTAATTCACTCTAATTCTCTCTCTTTGTTGCATTGATTATTGTTCAAATTTTCTCTCtctactctctcttctctttcggtCACTTCTCAGGAAGCTATGGAAGCTATAGCAAGCTACCTGAAAGTAGAAGAAGCAAGTAACAAGACCATTGCAATGatagtaagaaaaagaaaacaaaaagtatcttATGGCTGAGATCTTCACCAAAAtaaggtaagatttggtgaagtaagctcatgctcttcataccaaaaatggatGAAGAAGATTTTGGTCAGAGAAAGAAGATCTAAGAGGCATGGCTCGTCTCTGCTTGGTGctcactcatcacagaaggtagctagggaggctacgtgaaggaggaagcaaaagtggagcaggaGGAGCTGTCATGCATCAAGAACTCATCAAGAGCTAGGGATCCTTCTTGGAGTACAAGACAAGATAGAGGGCTCGGATTGGTGAAGCTTGGTGTAAAAggaagacacagaggtaattgcatgttggataTAGCATTCggttttctctcctctctctctggtcGAACCGGttttgcttgaagaagaagaagtttagctcgGTTCATGtagtttcaaccttggaggcttccccttctataaataagggagaacagacagggcttgaagcaaggaaaAGAGTGAGCACAGAGTTTCTATAGCTCCCCAAGCTAAcataagttcttctccttcaatgttttcattttgtaatttttctgtttagttttgtctatcttgagtctcatggaaaaaggcaaacagtgaggtttgtaagaaaagttatagagcgaaaaaaggcagagtatacaaaattaaaagaaaaagccatagatgtcctagaggtgctttgtacatctgtgttgtgttttataattctgtgggaatctccttgcaagttgggttagcacttagcagttgaaagcttggcagtaaccaagtcaagttcaggattggggtttagattctggacttgtccaggataggaagggtagttcctagggagaattggtgtatgtaatcatgaagattatagtgaaatttcatcattgttgtgatggagactgaatgtaggctgcattgcactggacagctgaaccaagatatattgtggtgtgattctctctctttcttctacttcATTTCTATTTCTGCTGCATAGGagatatacctgaaaaatatctcgtgccggatgacgagataaaaagaaaaagtctcgtggttgggtacgagacaaaaatcaaaaagtctccagaagttgtttcaaagaccagcaagtttTAATAAGCGAAAAAGTGGCTAAGATTCaatccccccttctcttagccactgaaaaccatcactataaatataaaatataactgaatatttcttttgttaagcattaggatgttttttttcatattaataaatatttttttatatttctgtaattgttcAAGAACAACTCGTGTTCCACCACTCATTCCTTATTCTTGAAGCTGAACCAAGTGCAAGGCAAAGACCGATTGGATGCGATGAAATCGCGATTTGACCGATTCGAAGACTTGTGcctataaaaaccttcctctCCTTCGTTCTTTCCTTTCCAAATTTTGATGAAAGCTTCTTCTCCGAATTCGAATCCGAACCCGAGTTTTTTGACTTGAAACGAACAATGGCCGTTTCTGGTTGTGATTATGCTTCTTTCAAGGTGAAGGACCTTCCAGATCTGATTCTGTTTCGTCGATCAGGTGAAATCTACACACTATTTCTCAGTGTGTGCCAGAAAACCTCCTTGGTTGATGGTATCATAGTGAATACCTTCAATGATTTGGAATCAGAGGCCATGAGAGCTTTACACAACGGTTCTCATCCTACTCGTTCTATTTTTTCGGTTGGACCCATCGTTGCTCAACCCAACCAAAACCAAGATGAGAAGATTCATGAATGTGTTGCATGGTTTAACCATCAGCCATCGAAATCTATGTTGTATATATGTTTCGGGAGTGGTGGAACACTCTCTCAGGAGCAAGTGAATGAGATAGCATTTGGATTGGAATTGAGTGGACACAAATTCTTGTGAACATTTTTAGAGGTAGGTAGGTTAATGTGGAAGAGAAGAGTAAGGTTTTTATAAGCTTTGAATAGGTTTACTTaatcagtttaaattttttaaaattttgaatttaaaaattttaaattaattattaataattataattaattgagttGTTCACTTTTTCGCTGATTAGACACTTGGTTCCTATACTtttccaaaaataaattaaataattatttgatgtaaataaatcaaaattattatagaaaaaattaaaatttattaaaaattaaaattattgaaattattgaaaaaaagattttttaactttttaataaattttaatcttttcttcaataattttgatttttttcacgacaaataattatttaattaatttttttaattttgttcttaaaaaaaataaatttacttaaaaaaataatgtgattaaaaataaaataaaagaataattgaataactatgtattgtaaaaaattgatattattaaaggataaaattaaaatttgtttctatgtatcgtttttatccccaacgttttcgtcatatttaagtccctaatgttttaaaatcgtctcaattttgtcctgccatcaattctgttaacgaCAACAATGagccaattttgaaacgttagaaacttaaaaaggacgatttaaacgttagggacaattttaGGACTTACCCAAACGTTgagaacaaaaacgatactttactctttaaaataagaattttctcTAGTTGATTGATGTTACctatcaaatttaatttcaaaaattaagaacttTGAGAATAAGTTTTCAAACTTAATTCAAGTAAAACATGTGTCACTGCTGACATTActaacattactcttttctccaTGCCTTATTCAGCGAGATAAACTccaaaatggtccctgagattggcgttatgcactaaaatcgtccccgagattccaattgcaccaattacgtccctgaaattgaaaaaatgcaccatattagtccctgacctattttccattaacaacgtgatgacatggcatgatgacgtggactgtaagtgacaTGTGTCACTTCATAATTTagccacgtgtaatggtatgatgatgtgctgaccagtgacacgtggcatgctgacgtggatggttgtgccacgtgtcacaatgttatttggccacgtgtccgtttgtgccacgtgttgcaacagtattcgtccacgtgtcatccattatgtcatcgttgtatatgcaccaaattagtccctcattttgcattaagtgactcattttagtccctaaaattgaatgttgtgcaccaaactagtcccttcaccaatttttctcattttttaaatttaaaattttaatatcttggatacactaatt
This window contains:
- the LOC140176239 gene encoding uncharacterized protein gives rise to the protein MRQREGPRPFRSLDSWFTHEVFLSFVKEEWRGLKEMQFTDKLKALTVPLGNWHKTKFGDMDKKITMFEEEIKKIDDFVSNGVYDGTMEARRKALVTCCEKWYVRKEVHWKQMSRSRQAKEIDKNTRYFHNIASARQRNNRIDTLLINGRLVKNQARINIAIKEYYKELYCQDKSPMLSFRDGLVSRIEQEESENLEAMPTAEEIREAVWDCESSKAPGCDGYNMNFVKRCWG